A portion of the Ignavibacteriota bacterium genome contains these proteins:
- a CDS encoding YfiR family protein: MRRTVFSFALVAAVFLVPLTPRLLQAQEVEIPVDMQVSLFSRILTFDRALAKPARQEFVIGILYQKNVRISSELAAELQHAADVQQVQSGGQGLRFVPLPIRDLGDVESAIKTPQLDAVYVTPLRLIDIRALSDATRRRGILSLTGVPEYVEKGIAVGLESAGNRAQIIVNLAAATAEGADFSAKLLNIARVVQR, translated from the coding sequence ATGCGAAGAACCGTATTCTCATTCGCCCTCGTCGCGGCCGTGTTCCTCGTGCCGCTCACGCCGCGGCTTCTCCAGGCGCAGGAGGTGGAGATACCCGTCGACATGCAGGTGTCTCTCTTCAGCCGCATCCTCACGTTCGACAGGGCTCTGGCAAAACCCGCGCGCCAGGAGTTTGTCATCGGCATTCTCTATCAGAAGAACGTCCGCATTTCATCGGAACTCGCCGCGGAATTGCAGCACGCGGCGGATGTGCAGCAGGTGCAGAGCGGGGGACAGGGCCTGCGTTTTGTGCCGCTGCCGATCCGCGATCTGGGCGATGTGGAGAGCGCCATTAAAACACCGCAGCTCGACGCCGTGTACGTGACACCGTTGCGGCTCATCGACATACGCGCCCTGAGCGACGCCACGCGCAGGCGAGGAATATTGAGTCTCACCGGCGTCCCGGAGTATGTGGAGAAGGGCATCGCGGTCGGACTCGAATCCGCCGGCAACCGCGCGCAGATCATCGTCAACCTCGCCGCGGCCACCGCCGAAGGGGCCGACTTCAGCGCCAAACTTCTCAATATCGCGCGGGTGGTGCAGCGTTAA
- a CDS encoding TonB-dependent receptor, giving the protein MTRSIRVFLVPIFALTCIAIDAAAQGDEGKESALDSLLKTELNVPSSQIQIRSGSRYLQQREDAPGSLSIVSAEDISLFGYATLLDALATIRGMYITDDRYLGNVGVRGFCRPGDYSNRILILVDGHPMNENYYGGAGIEWQLGIDMRDVSHIEVLRGPSSVVYGTGAMLGVVNVVTKGGHALGGLRLSMDAGSYGEAGLSMSYGTRFDNGTQLAVSGFYRRSDGPDVYFPEYDDPSTNNGIAHALDWDRNAGARASISVGDGRISGMFSRFETGIPTGAWDMVFNDSRAKYIENRAYVEATQRVGLGMGHELSLRAYADYVGFYGTYPYDLLQDDVGDCAWYTAESQYLWDVTASARFTAGLSFTRTPLAFYVLRDAAGVYNHVIAPYSLAAAHMQQEFRWSESFAVFLGVRRDEDLTQRLGRFSPRVVLVYNPAPSSALKFLYGEAFRAPNVSERANEDASTRWRINPNIRPEVIRTMDLTYEQKLGAGFRFGASAFVFHMHNLIDYVEDPSDTSRYYANIGSAFSYGVEAEMQARLTGGLLAYANTSLLRATQGDADDELTNSPSFLLRAGLAFPIPGVCTASAECAYESDRLTEYGTRSDNGFLVHLRLSSPPILGGLRAALSVRNLFDASYSHPATRDYRQYAIPQLGRTIHFSLSYGR; this is encoded by the coding sequence ATGACCCGCAGCATCCGCGTGTTTCTCGTGCCGATTTTTGCACTGACATGTATTGCCATCGACGCAGCCGCGCAGGGCGACGAGGGAAAGGAGAGCGCGCTGGATTCCCTTCTCAAAACGGAACTCAATGTTCCGTCGTCCCAAATTCAAATCCGCAGCGGCTCGCGGTACCTGCAGCAGCGCGAGGATGCGCCGGGATCGCTCAGCATCGTGTCGGCGGAGGACATCTCGCTGTTCGGCTATGCTACACTGCTCGACGCCCTGGCCACCATTCGTGGCATGTATATCACCGACGACCGCTATCTCGGCAATGTGGGTGTGCGCGGTTTCTGCCGGCCGGGAGATTACAGCAACCGCATCCTCATCCTTGTCGACGGACACCCGATGAATGAAAATTACTATGGTGGCGCGGGCATTGAGTGGCAGCTCGGCATCGACATGCGGGATGTGTCGCACATCGAGGTATTGCGCGGACCAAGCTCTGTCGTGTACGGTACGGGAGCGATGCTGGGAGTTGTCAATGTCGTAACGAAGGGCGGACACGCCCTGGGAGGCCTGCGTCTCTCGATGGATGCGGGCAGTTATGGCGAAGCGGGTCTGTCGATGAGCTACGGCACCCGCTTCGACAACGGCACGCAGCTCGCTGTGTCGGGATTCTACAGACGCAGCGACGGACCCGATGTGTATTTTCCCGAATACGACGACCCGTCCACAAACAACGGCATCGCGCACGCACTCGACTGGGATCGTAACGCGGGTGCCCGCGCCTCCATCTCCGTCGGTGACGGCAGGATATCGGGAATGTTCAGCCGTTTTGAAACAGGAATCCCCACGGGAGCGTGGGACATGGTCTTCAACGATTCACGTGCGAAATACATTGAAAACCGCGCGTATGTAGAAGCCACGCAAAGGGTCGGACTCGGGATGGGTCACGAGCTTTCACTCCGTGCCTATGCGGACTACGTCGGGTTTTACGGGACATATCCATACGACCTGCTGCAGGACGATGTTGGTGACTGCGCGTGGTACACAGCCGAATCGCAGTATCTTTGGGATGTCACCGCTTCCGCGCGATTCACCGCGGGACTGTCGTTCACACGCACTCCGCTCGCTTTTTACGTGCTCCGCGATGCCGCCGGCGTGTACAACCATGTCATCGCGCCGTACTCTCTCGCAGCGGCGCATATGCAGCAGGAATTTCGCTGGTCCGAATCTTTCGCGGTATTTCTCGGTGTGCGCCGCGACGAGGACCTTACGCAGCGGCTCGGCCGTTTCTCGCCACGTGTGGTGCTCGTGTACAATCCCGCGCCCTCGTCGGCACTCAAGTTCCTCTACGGCGAGGCCTTCCGGGCGCCGAACGTGTCGGAACGCGCGAATGAGGATGCGAGCACACGCTGGCGCATCAATCCCAACATCAGGCCCGAGGTTATCCGCACCATGGATCTCACCTACGAGCAGAAGCTTGGCGCGGGCTTCCGTTTCGGCGCCTCGGCCTTTGTCTTTCACATGCACAATCTGATCGACTATGTGGAAGATCCCTCCGATACATCCCGGTACTACGCAAACATCGGCTCGGCCTTCTCCTACGGTGTCGAGGCCGAAATGCAGGCGCGTCTCACGGGAGGCCTGCTCGCGTACGCAAACACATCGCTCCTTCGCGCGACGCAGGGGGATGCCGACGACGAGTTGACGAATTCACCGTCGTTTCTTCTGCGCGCGGGTCTCGCGTTCCCGATCCCTGGCGTGTGCACCGCGTCCGCGGAATGCGCGTACGAATCCGACCGCTTGACGGAATACGGCACACGCAGCGACAACGGCTTCCTGGTGCACCTGCGTCTCTCGTCGCCGCCTATCCTCGGAGGCCTGCGCGCGGCACTGTCGGTGCGGAATCTCTTTGACGCCTCCTACTCACATCCGGCGACGCGTGACTACCGGCAATACGCCATCCCGCAGCTCGGCCGCACGATACATTTCTCGCTGAGTTACGGACGCTGA
- a CDS encoding Crp/Fnr family transcriptional regulator — protein MQTSSIDLLRGIPIFSEFTEMELTAMADCSWVSTLPRNSLIFREGDPYYGLYVVISGAVKVYKLTQGGRETLLHIIRPLNTLAEIPMFLGGGYPAYASTLEESTLLCVYKDGFLALLHDNAELSLRMLAGLSRRLKDLRDHVEKLTAYDVRDRLARYLLEESARGGTLAAERAVRLNVSKKLLAAQLGTAVETLSRAFHRLENEGLLRISGRTIFLPDPERLRRSIED, from the coding sequence ATGCAGACCTCGAGCATAGACCTCCTCCGCGGCATTCCCATCTTCTCGGAATTCACCGAGATGGAATTGACCGCCATGGCCGACTGTTCCTGGGTCTCGACCCTGCCCAGGAACTCGCTCATCTTCCGCGAGGGTGATCCATACTACGGCCTGTACGTCGTCATTTCAGGCGCGGTGAAGGTGTACAAACTCACGCAGGGCGGTCGTGAAACGCTTCTGCACATCATCCGCCCGCTGAATACCCTCGCCGAAATCCCCATGTTCCTCGGGGGCGGCTACCCCGCGTACGCGTCGACACTCGAGGAGTCGACGTTGTTGTGCGTGTATAAGGATGGCTTCCTGGCGCTCCTGCACGACAACGCCGAGTTGTCGCTGCGCATGCTCGCGGGTCTGTCACGGCGGCTGAAGGATCTGCGGGATCACGTCGAGAAACTCACCGCCTACGATGTGCGCGACCGTCTCGCGCGCTATCTGCTTGAAGAGAGCGCGCGCGGAGGAACACTCGCGGCCGAACGGGCCGTGCGGCTAAACGTGTCGAAAAAACTTCTCGCCGCGCAGCTCGGCACGGCTGTCGAAACGCTCTCGCGCGCCTTTCACCGGCTCGAGAACGAGGGTCTCTTGCGCATCAGCGGACGTACGATTTTCCTGCCCGACCCCGAACGGCTCAGGCGCAGTATCGAGGATTGA